From one Eptesicus fuscus isolate TK198812 chromosome 21, DD_ASM_mEF_20220401, whole genome shotgun sequence genomic stretch:
- the TEPP gene encoding testis, prostate and placenta-expressed protein, whose product MARIIDLVPWDDGSTHMYASPAVLLPMERQRNQLASVKQQLYHPALPSLRRMDMDSARACLSDEHCQTTTYCRKDDFDNAHYTLLGVPNKPLQCLDITATGQKIRHRCREGKLAPIAPGINRVNWPCFTRAIEDWSRFVSSAGEFKLPCPSKRVESFSGYAVRYLKPELTQNWRYCLNQNPSLDRYGQKPLPFESLNAFRQFGSKYSRVNYLIPWH is encoded by the exons ATGGCCCGCATCATCGACCTGGTGCCCTGGGACGATGGCTCCACCCACATGTACGCGTCCCCAGCCGTCCTGCTCCCGATGGAGCGGCAGAGAAACCAGTTGGCCAGCGTGAAGCAGCAGCTCTACCACCCGGCCCTGCCCAGCCTGCGCCGCATGGACATGGACTCTGCCAGGGCCTGCCTGTCGGACGAGCACTGCCAGACCACCACCTACTGCCGCAAAG aTGACTTTGACAACGCACACTACACACTCCTGGGTGTCCCCAACAAACCCCTGCAGTGCTTG GACATCACCGCCACTGGCCAGAAGATCCGCCACAGGTGCCGCGAGGGAAAACTGGCGCCCATCGCTCCGGGCATCAACCGAGTCAACTGGCCCTGCTTCACACGCGCCATCGAGGACTGGTCCCGTTTCGTGTCCTCTGCCGGCGAGTTCAAGCTGCCCTGCCCGAGCAAGAGGG TCGAGAGTTTCAGCGGCTACGCGGTGCGCTACTTGAAGCCGGAGTTGACCCAGAACTGGCGG TACTGTCTCAACCAGAACCCCAGCCTGGACCGCTACGGACAGAAGCCCCTGCCTTTCGAGTCCCT GAATGCGTTCCGACAATTCGGCTCCAAGTACAG TCGTGTCAACTACCTGATCCCCTGGCATTAA